The genomic region AGATCAATAGCACAAAGGCATTGCGTTTGTCCCCTATTACTATTACAGTTACAGTGCACCTTTTAATAATTGATAGTAATTTTGTTTTTAGGCTTGAGAAAAAAGTTTGATAATAATTAGGAGCCCATGAACTTCTTCTTGTTGTCGATGTTTGGCTTGGAGACGACGGAGCCGTCGTTGCCGGCGAGCGCCTTGTACTTGTCCTTCCTGGTGAAGCTGGTGCACTCGTAGGAGAGCGTGGAGGCGATGAGCCTCTGGATGTagttggccacctcgtggctggtCTTGCCGCCCTTGCAGGTGAGCTCGTGCGGCAGCTTGTTGAGGAAGGTGACCACGTAGCCCGGGCTCGGGTTCATGAAGAAGTAGAAGGGGTCGAGCCCCTTCCACCCCCGCGCCGTGGTGCCGTGGAACATGCTCATCTGGTTCTCCATGGCCACCGGCACGATCTCGTCGGTGAGCTCCGCGAAGAGCGCGGAGAAGCGCAGCAGGAAGGGCTCCCGGCACGTGGTGCCCTCCGGGCAGATCACCAGGTCCCCCTCCTTGAGCAGGCGCCGGATCATGGCCGCGTCCGCCGCCCGGTCGCGCGTCAGCCGCACCGTGCGGATCGGCGACAGCATCTCCGACAGCCGCGACACCTATAAAACATCCCGTTGCCTATCTATCAGCGCGTGACCTGTGAAGAGTACGCTAGCTCTGTGTCGTAGCTGCTGTGCTGTGCAGAGTTTGCAGTACGTACCGAGTAGGTGACGGCGGTGATGGGGCGGCCGAGGGCGGTGGAGAGGAAGATGGGGTCGAGGAGGGTGCGGTGGGAGCAGATGAAGAGCACGCCGGTCTGGCCGGTCTCGAggctggccggcggcggcgggctgccCTTGACGGTGACGCGGACCCCCAGCGCGGTGAAGGCGTGGTACACCATGCGCATGGGCAGGAGGGAGCCGGCGGCGATGCGGAGGCAGGAGAGCAGGAAGCCGATGGGGATCCAGAGCAAGGTGAGCAGCGCGAGCGCGGGCGACGGCTTCTGCACGATGCGGCCGTCGTGGAAGATGACGGGCTTGGGCAGGTCCTCCCTGGGCACGGGCTTGAGCCTGGGCGTCGGGGGCACCACGTACCCCTCCTTGCAGAGGCGCATGAAGGGGTAGTCGGTCTTCCTGTCGCCGAGGCCGAGCTCCGGCGCGGCGTCGCCGAAGGCCCGGCGGAGCGCGGCGGCCTTGTTGTGGCCGACGAGGACGCCGGGGGAGCGGACGAGGCCGGTGGCCCGGCCGCGGCAGACGAGGAGCTCGGTGCCGAGCACGAGGTGGGCGCCGACGTAGTCCTTGAGGAAGGCCTCGACCATGATCCGGGGGTTGGCGGTGAGCACGCAGCGGCGGCCGCAGGCGGAGAAGACGCGCCACGACTCCGGGTGGAGGTCGGAGCAGTAGAACTTGGGCAGCACGGCGCGGGCGAcggcctcgacgtcgtccacccTGGCGCCGGCCATGGAGGCGAAGATGAGCACCTGGATCCCCGCGGACTCGGACACGAGGTAGTAGAGCAGGCCCGCGAGCGGCGCCAGCAGGAGCAGCGCCAGGAGGCGGAGCACGCCCCCGGTCTCGAAGGCCATGTGCGCGAAGTAGGGGAAGGAGCTCCGGCCGCACAGCAGCGTGCCGTCCAGGTCGGCCACCACCGTGTCCCCGCCCCGGCCCGCCGACGCGCACTTGTCCACCGTCGGGAACGGCGACGCCGTCATCGTCGTCGTGGTCGTGCCCGCCATCGCCTCCACCCGATCTCTCGCGGAACACAAGCTACAATGTACGCTCGCGCGGACCGAACCGTGCCTTGCTGTGTCTTCTTCTAAGTGTAGAGCTCTGCACGCGAGTTTTGCACTTTTCCGTGGCCGCTTATATACAGGATCGGAACCGGGGCGAGCACGAACACAAAAGACCAAAAACTCGTGCGTGCGTATAGAAGAAATCGCGGAGAGAAGATTACAAGGAGGAGGAGCACAAGTACATTCGGTACGTCGTCGTTAGGTGTTGTAAACTTGGCAATGCTCCAAGAACCGGGCTCTTCGGATGCGCCGATGCGGCCTTGTTTTACATGGCCCCGGGGCTTTGGCGGTGCCGCCAGTAAAGCGAAGCGGGCGAAAACAATTCGGGGTAGTGAGTTCTCCTCGTTGTTCTCTTTTGATTGAGAGTCGATGGAGCTCTTGTTCTCTCGAGCGGACGAAGGCGACAGGTAGCTTATTTTAGGAATCGTAGGACACGGTACGAAAGCGCCATTGAGAGCCCGGGCCACAGGTTGTTGGTGCAAAGCTTGCGAGGTTGGGCCTCCTGGTCGATCCTACTCCTGCCTCGGTCGATATTCGAGGCGTATTATTGTGGAGAGAAGGGCGCGCCTCTTGGGCGCGGGAGGCGGGCATTGATGGGCACATAATTGTTCCGTTTTTAGGGAGTGGGCGCAGGATTGTGGCGGTGCAGCTAGCGTAACCTCTTGTGCATGGTCTTGTCGCGTTGACGCGTACCAAATGGAGTCAGGCTCCTGCAGGCTGCGGCGCTTCAGAACGGAACATGGCTTGGCTTGGCTCGGCACACGCGGCGCGGCTCTCGGGCACGGCCTGGCACACGCGGCGCTGCTCTTCTTTGCGCCGGTGTCATGCTACTACCAGAAATGCTTTGTTCTTCGGAAGGGAACCGGGAAACGCGTGTACCCAACAGTCATGCACAGTTGATTGATGGGAGGGAGCAGGCACTTTTTGCGCTCTTCGGTTTCGGTGAGTGGTAAATGTGAACTTTTTTCTCATCGGCACCACGCGGCGGAGCTTCCACGCGTACGGGAAGCGAACTGGTTTGGCGTAAGATGGTCTGTCCATGGACAGTGTGTGCAGCAGACCACTGCGCAGACGTGGGATGGCAAGGCGTTCAGTTTACTCCTCCCAGGTCTACGTCAACGGTCAGGCTACGGACTTCAAGTTCATCGCTTACTTTTTTTAAGGTAAATGTCGCCGCTTTTATTTAACTTAAAACAAGACCGCGTCCAGAATGCAATCTGGGGGTGATCCAAGCCATACCTTATAAAGTTCTTCACCTACACCTATCTTAGCTAATTTATGCGCAGCAACATTTGCAGAACGCCTCACCCAGTGAAACTCTAAAATCGTCAAAAGACCGAAGCATGGTCTTGATCTCCTCCACCCATGAGCCTGTCGCTGCCAAGATCCTTTCCGGACCGTTGATCATCTGCACTAGAGCCTGGCTGTCCAGCCCCAGTTGAATTATCTAAACATTGACCTCCACAGCCACCAAAAGGGCTCTCTTACATGCCTTGATCTCCGCAGCCTCTGCCTCCATAACATGAGGGAAGAAGTGGCACGCTCCTGCAAGAAAAGTACCATTATGATCCCGAAGCACCACGCCTCCTTCGCTCTTGCCTCCAAACTTGGATGTGGCACCGTCAGTGTTGGCCTTGATCCAACCTTCCTCCGGCGCTATCCATCTCTGCCGAACAACAACTTTGGTCTCCTGATCCGACTTCTCGTGAACCTCCCGCCATTCTCTCATGAAAGAGCATACCCTCTCTATTATTTCATGTGGTTCATCAATCCTCTTGCCATTCTTTGTTTCGTTTCGTGCCAGCCATAGGGCATAAACCGCATGGATCATCGCCTGCCGCTCATCTTCATGAGCTTCAGCAAACCACCCGAGCAGCCAATTCGCTAGCTCGCTCTGGGAGCATGTGAAACTCGGTGGGGCTGCCACCATTACTCCCTTTTCTGAACGCAACTGGTTCCAAAACTAGACCGAATGTTGGCAAATCCAAAATCTATGCATGATAGTCTCCTCACGCTCACACACCGCACATAATACTCCTGGTTTGATCCTTCGTCGCAGCAGCTCCGCGCCTACCGCCAATCCGTTCCTAATAACTCTCCACATGTGAATCTTAGCCTTGTTTGGTGCGCTAGTATCCCAGAGGCCCAAATACCCTTGATGTTTGTTAACTGAATTAGCTGATTCCGGCCGTCCGGTTTTCAGCTTATTCATGGTCATTCTCAGGTGATAAGCGGAGCGCACCGTGAACATACCGTACTTTGTGTAGTTCCAAGCTAAGCAGTCCTCCATCACCGCCCCCAGTAGCTATCTATTTAATGTCTAGCGCATCATCCGGCGAGAACATTTCATCAATTCTAGTGTTGTTCCAAGCATCTCCGGTTGCTACCATCAGATCCGCCACCTTagttatgttggggaacgcagtaatttcaaaaaaattcctacgcacacgcaagatcatggtgatgcatagcaacgagaggggagagtgttgtctacatacccacgcagaccgactgcggaagtgttgacgcaacatagaggaagtagtcgtacctcttcccgatccgaccgatccaagcaccgttactccggcacctccgagttcttagcacacgtacaactcgatgacgatccccgggctccgatccagcaaagcgtcagggaggagttccgtcagcacgacgccgtggtgacgatcttgatattctaccgtcgcagggcttcgcctaagcaccgctacaatataatcgaggtggaatatggtggcagggggcaccgcacacggctaaggaacgatctcaaggatcaacttgtgtgttagggtgcccccctgcctccgtatataaaggagccaagggggagggggcagccggccaaggagggcgcgccaagggagtcctactccctctgggagtaggattccccccccccaatcctagttggaataggattcctcgaggggggaaagagagagagggggccggccacctctccttgtcctaataggactaggggaggggggaggcgcgcggcccaccttgggctgcccctttctcctttccactaaagcccactaaggcccatatagctcccggggggttccggtaacctcccggtactccggtaaaatcccgatttcacccggaacacttccgatatccaaacataggcttccaatatatcaatctttatgtctcgaccattttgagactcctcgtcatgtccatgatcacatccgggactccgaacaatcttcggtacatcaaaatgcataaactcataataactgtcatcgtaacgttaagcgtgcggaccctacggttcgagaacaatgtagacatgaccgagacacgtctccggtcaataaccaatagcgggacctggatgcccatattggctcctacatattctacgaagatctttatcggtcagaccgcataacaacatacgttgttccctttgtcatcggtatgttacttgcccgagattcgatcgtcggtatccaatacctagttcaatctcgttaccggcaagtctctttactcgttccgtaatacatcatcccgcaactaactcattagttgcaatgcttgcaaggcttatgtgatgtgcattaccgagagggcccagagatacctctccgacaatcggagtgacaaatcctattctcgaaatacgccaacccaacatctaccattggagacacctgtagagctcctttataatcacccagttacgttgtgacgtttggtagcacacaaagtgttcctccggcaaacgggagttgcataatctcatagtcataggaacatgtataagtcatgaagaaagcaatagcaacatactaaacgatcgggtgctaagctaatggaatgggtcatgtcaatcagatcattcaactaatgatgtgacctcgttaatcaaataacaacactttgttcatggttaggaaacataaccatctttgattaacgagctagtcaagtagaggcatactagtgacactctgtttgtctatgtattcacacatgtattatgtttccggttaatacaattctagcatgaataataaacatttatcatgatataaggaaataaataataactttattattgcctctagggcatatttccttcagtctcccacttgcactagagtcaataatctagattacacagtaatgattctaacacccatggagccttggtgctgatcatgttttgctcgtggaagaggcttagtcaacggatctgcaacattcagatccgtatgtatcttgcaaatctctatgtctcccacctggactagatcccggatggaattgaagcgtctcttgatgtgcttggttctcttgtgaaatctggattcctttgccaaggcaattgcaccagtattgtcacaaaagattttcattggacccgatgcactaggtatgacacctagatcggatatgaactccttcatccagactccttcgttcgctgcttccgaagcagctatgtactcccttcacatgtagatcccgctacgacgctttgtttagaactgcaccaactgacagctccaccatttaatgtaaacacgtatccggtttgcgatttagaatcgtccggatcagtgtcaaagcttgcatcaacgtaacctcttacgatgagctctttgtcacctccatatacgagaaacatatccttagcccttttcaggtatttcaggatgttcttgaccgctgtccagtgatccactcctggattactttggtacctccctgctaagcttatagcaaggcacacatcaggtctgatacacagcattgcatacatgatagagcctattgctgaagcatagggaacatctttcattttctctctatcttttgcagtggtcgggcattgagtctgactcaacttcacaccttgtaacacaggcaagaaccctttctttgcttgatccattttgaacttcttcaaaatcttgtcaaggtatgtgctttgtgaaagtccaattaagcgccttgatctatctctatagatctttatgcctaatatgtaagcagcttcaccgaggtctttcattgaaaaactcttattcaagtatccctttatgctatccagaaattctatatcatttccaatcagtaacatgtcatccacatataatatcagaaatgctacagagctcccactcactttcttgtaaataca from Triticum aestivum cultivar Chinese Spring chromosome 4A, IWGSC CS RefSeq v2.1, whole genome shotgun sequence harbors:
- the LOC123086951 gene encoding glycerol-3-phosphate acyltransferase RAM2 — protein: MAGTTTTTMTASPFPTVDKCASAGRGGDTVVADLDGTLLCGRSSFPYFAHMAFETGGVLRLLALLLLAPLAGLLYYLVSESAGIQVLIFASMAGARVDDVEAVARAVLPKFYCSDLHPESWRVFSACGRRCVLTANPRIMVEAFLKDYVGAHLVLGTELLVCRGRATGLVRSPGVLVGHNKAAALRRAFGDAAPELGLGDRKTDYPFMRLCKEGYVVPPTPRLKPVPREDLPKPVIFHDGRIVQKPSPALALLTLLWIPIGFLLSCLRIAAGSLLPMRMVYHAFTALGVRVTVKGSPPPPASLETGQTGVLFICSHRTLLDPIFLSTALGRPITAVTYSVSRLSEMLSPIRTVRLTRDRAADAAMIRRLLKEGDLVICPEGTTCREPFLLRFSALFAELTDEIVPVAMENQMSMFHGTTARGWKGLDPFYFFMNPSPGYVVTFLNKLPHELTCKGGKTSHEVANYIQRLIASTLSYECTSFTRKDKYKALAGNDGSVVSKPNIDNKKKFMGS